A portion of the Deinococcus apachensis DSM 19763 genome contains these proteins:
- a CDS encoding YcjF family protein, translated as MLPLVKQVLDNFNFDVDPDLSPEENAEEVIRSAALLSGAIAVEPVPFADILLITPVQAKMVLHIGKIYGFDITPDRAREIVQELGATVAYGLVARQVMRGVAKLALPVIGGLITAPAVYGWTFALGRVAQNYFERKRQGLPVAKQEQVKVIQEAKGQARRVLPSAQDFSDLAAELRRRADEKSRNQGGGPRDLN; from the coding sequence ATGCTGCCGCTTGTGAAGCAGGTGCTGGACAACTTCAACTTCGACGTGGACCCCGACCTCAGCCCCGAGGAGAATGCGGAGGAGGTCATTCGGAGCGCGGCGCTGCTCTCCGGCGCGATTGCGGTGGAGCCGGTGCCCTTCGCCGACATCCTGCTGATCACCCCAGTGCAGGCCAAGATGGTGCTGCACATCGGCAAGATCTATGGCTTCGACATCACGCCCGACCGGGCGAGGGAGATTGTGCAGGAGCTCGGCGCCACGGTCGCCTATGGTCTCGTCGCCCGGCAGGTCATGCGCGGCGTTGCCAAGCTCGCCCTGCCCGTGATTGGCGGCCTGATCACCGCACCGGCCGTGTACGGCTGGACTTTCGCGCTGGGACGGGTGGCGCAGAACTACTTCGAGCGCAAGCGTCAGGGCCTCCCGGTCGCCAAGCAGGAGCAGGTCAAGGTTATTCAGGAGGCCAAGGGGCAGGCCCGGCGAGTGCTGCCCAGCGCCCAGGACTTCAGCGACCTCGCCGCTGAGCTGCGCCGCCGCGCCGACGAGAAAAGCCGGAACCAGGGCGGGGGACCACGCGACCTGAATTGA
- a CDS encoding glycine--tRNA ligase, with product MPAQSMEELVSLCKRRGFIFQGSEIYGGLQGFYDYGPLGVELKNNLKAAWWRTNVYERDDMEGLDASIIMHRLVLRHSGHEATFSDPMVDNRKTKKRYRLDHLVKDQKPDVISKVAEGMGESADNFPAVVAALVANPAKASEALIAAGVRDPFSGEVGDWTDPKPFNMMFRTTIGPVADEDSYGYLRPETAQGIFTNFKNVVDSTSRRLPFGIAQIGKAFRNEITPRNFIFRVRELEQMEIEFFCVPGTDEDWHEKWLQARLAWWEAQGVPRGKIQILDVPKEDLAHYSKRTYDLMYDYPTLGYEEIEGIANRTDFDLGSHTKAQGELGLQARVEENLDSVAKLTIPHPETNKPVVPFVIEPSAGVDRAMLAVLSEAFTKETLSTGSERIVLKLRPHLAPIKVAVIPLARNREEITTVARQIKADLQKLGLGRVLYEDSGNIGKSYRRHDEVGTPYCVTVDFDTVGKGEDPALTDTVTIRDRDTLTQERVKISELADWIQARLR from the coding sequence ATGCCCGCACAGTCGATGGAAGAACTCGTCAGCCTCTGCAAGCGCCGGGGGTTCATTTTCCAGGGCTCCGAGATTTACGGCGGCCTGCAGGGGTTCTACGACTACGGCCCCCTGGGTGTCGAGCTGAAGAACAACCTCAAGGCCGCGTGGTGGCGCACGAACGTCTACGAGCGCGACGACATGGAGGGCCTGGACGCGAGCATCATCATGCACCGCCTGGTGCTGCGTCACTCCGGCCACGAGGCGACCTTCAGCGACCCGATGGTGGACAACCGCAAGACGAAGAAGCGGTATCGCCTCGACCATCTGGTGAAGGATCAGAAGCCGGACGTCATTTCTAAGGTGGCGGAGGGCATGGGCGAGAGCGCCGATAACTTCCCGGCGGTCGTGGCGGCCCTCGTGGCGAACCCAGCGAAGGCGTCCGAGGCCCTGATTGCGGCGGGTGTGCGAGACCCCTTTTCCGGCGAGGTGGGCGACTGGACCGACCCCAAGCCCTTTAACATGATGTTCCGCACGACCATCGGCCCGGTCGCGGATGAGGACAGCTACGGCTACCTGCGGCCCGAGACGGCGCAGGGCATCTTCACCAACTTCAAGAACGTGGTGGACTCAACCAGCCGCCGCCTGCCCTTTGGCATCGCCCAAATCGGCAAGGCCTTCCGCAACGAGATCACGCCGCGCAACTTCATCTTCCGGGTGCGCGAGCTGGAGCAGATGGAGATTGAGTTCTTCTGCGTCCCCGGCACCGACGAGGATTGGCACGAGAAGTGGCTGCAAGCCCGCCTCGCGTGGTGGGAGGCGCAGGGCGTGCCGCGCGGGAAGATTCAGATTCTGGATGTGCCGAAAGAAGACCTCGCCCACTACTCCAAGCGCACCTATGACCTGATGTACGACTACCCCACGTTGGGCTATGAGGAGATCGAGGGCATCGCCAACCGCACCGACTTCGACCTGGGGAGCCATACGAAAGCACAGGGGGAACTGGGTCTCCAGGCGCGGGTCGAGGAGAACCTGGATTCGGTCGCCAAGCTGACCATCCCCCACCCCGAGACGAACAAACCTGTCGTGCCCTTCGTAATCGAGCCCTCGGCGGGCGTGGACCGCGCGATGCTCGCCGTGCTGTCCGAGGCGTTCACGAAGGAAACGCTTTCGACCGGCTCGGAACGCATCGTGCTGAAGTTGAGGCCGCACCTCGCGCCCATCAAGGTGGCCGTCATTCCCCTTGCCCGCAACCGGGAGGAGATCACCACCGTCGCCCGGCAGATCAAGGCCGACCTCCAGAAACTCGGCCTGGGCCGCGTGCTGTACGAGGACAGCGGCAACATCGGCAAGTCCTACCGCCGCCACGACGAGGTGGGCACCCCCTACTGCGTGACAGTGGACTTCGACACTGTGGGCAAGGGGGAGGACCCCGCTCTGACCGACACCGTGACCATCCGCGACCGCGACACCCTCACCCAGGAACGGGTGAAGATCAGCGAACTGGCGGACTGGATTCAGGCGCGGCTGCGATAG
- a CDS encoding DUF1272 domain-containing protein, which translates to MLKMKSACERCSVPLPADGEATICSFECTFCPTCTELMHHTCPNCGGELVQRPRRTRSAASAAAGSLVRRVRSNRVS; encoded by the coding sequence ATGCTCAAGATGAAGTCCGCCTGCGAGCGTTGTAGCGTGCCCCTCCCGGCCGACGGCGAGGCCACCATCTGCTCCTTCGAATGCACCTTCTGCCCGACCTGCACCGAATTGATGCACCATACCTGTCCCAACTGCGGTGGAGAACTCGTGCAGCGGCCCCGGCGCACCCGCTCGGCTGCCTCGGCAGCGGCTGGTAGCCTGGTGCGCCGGGTAAGGTCCAATCGGGTCTCCTGA
- a CDS encoding mismatch-specific DNA-glycosylase, with the protein MTEGERPAPGGQSPAGQGYLVPDVLQEGLTLVLVGTAPSRISARARAYYANPENKFWRVLHEVGLTPRQLAPREYPTLPQYGIGLTDVAKRHSGVDAALPDEAWAPDELREKIGTYRPRIIAFTSKRGASETLGVPTGKLPYGPQLLPLEGAEVWVLPSTSPLGHNHFQLGPWQALADRVRELRPSVNRDAHGNGQDVRRVP; encoded by the coding sequence ATGACTGAGGGGGAGCGGCCCGCCCCGGGCGGCCAGTCTCCGGCCGGACAGGGCTACCTCGTCCCCGATGTGCTGCAAGAAGGGCTCACGCTCGTCCTGGTTGGCACCGCGCCCAGCCGCATCAGTGCGCGGGCCAGGGCGTACTACGCCAACCCCGAGAACAAGTTCTGGCGGGTCCTGCACGAGGTGGGCTTGACGCCCCGGCAACTCGCCCCGCGCGAGTACCCGACCCTGCCGCAGTACGGCATCGGCCTGACCGACGTCGCCAAGCGCCATAGCGGGGTGGACGCCGCCCTGCCCGACGAGGCGTGGGCGCCCGACGAACTGCGCGAGAAGATCGGGACGTACCGCCCAAGGATCATCGCCTTCACCAGCAAGCGTGGCGCCTCCGAGACGCTGGGTGTGCCCACCGGCAAGCTGCCCTACGGCCCGCAACTTCTCCCGCTGGAGGGGGCGGAGGTCTGGGTGCTGCCCTCGACGAGTCCGCTGGGGCACAACCACTTCCAGCTCGGGCCGTGGCAGGCGCTGGCCGACCGAGTGCGGGAACTGCGCCCTTCCGTGAACCGTGACGCGCACGGGAACGGGCAGGACGTGCGCCGCGTACCCTGA
- a CDS encoding sulfite oxidase-like oxidoreductase, translated as MLGKFFKKPADDQGGRIPPGQTLTTRFPVLTYGPSQHYAPGDVTVRIFGLAEEKTFTWADLLALPQTTLTYDIHCVTHWSKLDTTWTGVRVVDLMEHIQLKPGATHVMQHSVGGYTTNLELSDFTRPENLIAHTFGGEPLAPEHGGPLRLVVPHLYFWKSAKWLNGLEFMAADKPGFWERNGYHMRGDPFKEERYDDD; from the coding sequence ATGCTCGGCAAATTCTTCAAGAAACCCGCGGACGACCAGGGTGGGCGCATTCCCCCGGGGCAGACGCTTACCACCCGCTTTCCCGTCCTGACCTACGGCCCCTCGCAGCACTACGCGCCGGGGGACGTGACGGTGCGAATCTTCGGCCTGGCAGAGGAGAAGACCTTCACCTGGGCCGACCTCCTCGCCCTGCCGCAGACCACCCTCACCTACGACATCCACTGCGTGACCCACTGGAGCAAGCTCGACACGACCTGGACGGGCGTGCGTGTGGTGGACCTGATGGAACACATTCAGCTCAAGCCCGGTGCCACCCACGTGATGCAGCACTCCGTCGGCGGGTACACGACCAACCTTGAACTCTCGGACTTCACCCGGCCTGAGAACCTGATCGCCCACACCTTCGGCGGCGAACCGCTCGCCCCGGAACATGGCGGGCCGCTGCGCCTCGTCGTGCCGCACCTGTATTTCTGGAAGAGCGCGAAGTGGCTGAACGGCCTGGAGTTCATGGCCGCCGACAAGCCCGGCTTCTGGGAGCGCAACGGGTACCACATGCGCGGCGACCCCTTCAAGGAGGAGCGCTACGACGATGACTGA
- a CDS encoding DUF4032 domain-containing protein has product MSELNTRTQARHEVERARFLGDVYDLLAILRREPNELLPFHWVRHLAPEGEHSLGVQSIPVDQIIGSVDRYREFDRHYLPKEPHLDERWIGVRAAQLEGKELPPIQVYKVGDLYFVKDGNHRVSVARRQGQHYIDANVIELNVTVPPDEHDTLRDLIIKGEYARFLKETNLDRVVPGHREILFTTPGRYDRLLEHIRTRQYFLDRKPERAGLPPVTWEEAVESWYRRLYSRVVENIEKHDVMSRFPGRTEADLYLWIMDHRYFLTQKYGHDVGSEEATRDFRAHHAPPLYKRLGQRMKLLLKGELEPAM; this is encoded by the coding sequence ATGAGTGAGCTGAACACCCGCACCCAGGCCCGCCACGAGGTCGAACGCGCCCGCTTCCTGGGCGACGTGTACGACCTGCTGGCGATTCTGCGCCGCGAACCGAACGAACTGCTGCCCTTCCACTGGGTCCGGCACCTCGCCCCGGAGGGCGAGCACTCGCTGGGCGTCCAGTCCATCCCCGTCGACCAGATCATCGGGTCGGTGGACCGCTACCGCGAGTTCGACCGCCACTACCTGCCCAAGGAACCGCACCTCGACGAACGCTGGATCGGGGTCCGCGCCGCGCAGCTTGAGGGCAAGGAGTTGCCGCCCATCCAGGTGTACAAGGTCGGCGACCTGTATTTCGTCAAGGACGGCAACCACCGCGTCTCGGTCGCCCGCCGTCAGGGCCAGCACTACATCGACGCGAACGTGATCGAGCTGAACGTCACCGTCCCGCCCGACGAACACGACACGCTGCGCGACCTGATCATCAAAGGGGAGTACGCGCGCTTCCTCAAGGAGACGAACCTCGACCGGGTGGTGCCCGGCCACCGCGAGATTCTCTTCACCACGCCGGGCCGCTACGACCGCCTGCTGGAACACATCCGTACCCGGCAATACTTCCTCGACCGCAAGCCCGAGCGCGCGGGGCTGCCGCCCGTGACCTGGGAGGAGGCCGTGGAGAGCTGGTACCGCCGCCTGTACAGCCGGGTCGTCGAGAACATCGAGAAACACGACGTGATGAGCCGCTTCCCGGGCCGCACCGAGGCCGACCTGTACCTCTGGATCATGGATCACCGCTACTTCCTGACCCAGAAGTACGGCCACGACGTCGGCAGCGAGGAGGCCACCCGCGACTTCCGCGCCCACCACGCCCCGCCCCTCTACAAGCGGTTGGGGCAGCGCATGAAGTTGCTGCTCAAGGGGGAGCTGGAACCCGCGATGTAG
- a CDS encoding M17 family metallopeptidase, with protein sequence MQLVNELARADLTLTFLEEGRVDVPERITRDLKPGTVRLLTRAEEGDEAVALPPPDAAQARELGTALVKLATDLEARTVRVGETAHAEALALAALTAGAQDSRYRSEARPEPGELTVEGLSAESLDRVEALMAGVRFARDLVNAPANVLNPAMLAREARRLDTLGADVDVWDGTEIEARGMGLLTAVAAGSAGGPRLIRVTLPARGEVQRVIALVGKGITFDTGGYSIKPAAGMTTMKGDMGGAAAVLGAMRALSALRDRLPEGVEVRAYVPAAENMVGPDAMRPGDIYRAVNGKTVEIVNTDAEGRLILADALAVACDEGATELVDVATLTGAKTVALGNDVAALYSTDVDLTSRLKAGAEAFGEFVWEMPLHAPYLKAFQKETLADLRNSDMVPAGGSIKAALFLREFVTRPWAHLDIAGNALKDGQATGWGVGTLVGYVLGE encoded by the coding sequence ATGCAACTCGTCAACGAGCTGGCGCGGGCGGACCTCACCCTGACGTTTCTCGAGGAGGGACGGGTGGACGTGCCCGAGCGGATCACACGCGACCTGAAGCCGGGCACGGTCCGTCTGCTCACACGGGCTGAAGAGGGGGACGAGGCTGTCGCGCTGCCACCCCCGGACGCGGCCCAGGCCCGCGAGCTTGGCACCGCCCTCGTCAAACTGGCGACCGACCTGGAGGCGCGGACGGTGCGGGTGGGGGAGACGGCCCACGCCGAGGCTCTGGCGCTCGCCGCCCTCACGGCAGGCGCTCAGGATTCCCGTTACCGTTCGGAGGCCAGGCCTGAACCCGGCGAACTGACCGTGGAAGGCCTGTCAGCCGAAAGCCTGGACCGGGTAGAAGCCCTCATGGCGGGCGTCCGCTTTGCCCGCGACCTGGTGAACGCTCCGGCGAACGTCCTCAATCCGGCCATGTTGGCCCGCGAGGCCCGCCGTCTCGACACCCTGGGCGCCGACGTGGACGTGTGGGACGGCACCGAGATCGAGGCGCGGGGCATGGGCCTGCTGACGGCGGTGGCGGCGGGCAGCGCGGGTGGGCCGCGCCTGATCCGTGTGACGCTTCCGGCCCGGGGAGAAGTGCAGCGTGTCATCGCCCTCGTCGGCAAGGGGATCACCTTCGACACGGGCGGCTACTCCATCAAGCCCGCCGCGGGGATGACCACCATGAAGGGCGACATGGGCGGCGCGGCGGCGGTGCTGGGGGCGATGCGCGCATTGAGCGCCCTGCGTGATCGCCTCCCGGAAGGCGTGGAGGTCCGCGCCTACGTCCCCGCCGCCGAGAACATGGTCGGCCCCGATGCCATGCGCCCCGGCGACATCTACCGGGCGGTGAACGGCAAGACCGTCGAAATCGTGAACACCGACGCCGAGGGCCGCCTGATCCTCGCCGATGCCCTGGCTGTCGCCTGCGATGAGGGCGCGACCGAACTCGTGGACGTGGCGACCCTGACGGGGGCGAAGACCGTTGCCCTGGGGAACGACGTTGCGGCCCTCTACAGCACCGATGTGGACCTGACCTCCCGGCTGAAGGCAGGCGCCGAGGCCTTCGGCGAATTCGTCTGGGAGATGCCCCTGCACGCGCCGTACCTGAAGGCTTTCCAGAAGGAGACGCTCGCCGACCTGCGGAATTCCGATATGGTCCCGGCGGGGGGCAGCATCAAGGCGGCCCTTTTCCTGCGCGAGTTCGTCACCCGGCCGTGGGCGCACCTCGACATCGCCGGAAACGCGCTGAAGGACGGCCAGGCGACCGGCTGGGGCGTGGGGACGCTGGTGGGGTACGTGCTGGGGGAGTAG
- a CDS encoding Asp23/Gls24 family envelope stress response protein: MTGSIVVSEAALASLIGLTAHEIPGVVGMAPANLKEGISRVLGRANAREGVVVGREGEGYTADLYVVVAYGVSIPTVARNIKERVEHIVKTQAGIELRATRVHAVGVQRA; encoded by the coding sequence GTGACTGGCTCCATCGTTGTGTCCGAGGCGGCGCTCGCCTCACTGATCGGGCTGACTGCCCACGAGATTCCCGGCGTGGTCGGCATGGCCCCCGCCAACCTGAAAGAAGGCATCTCCCGCGTGCTGGGCCGCGCCAACGCCCGCGAAGGCGTCGTGGTGGGCCGCGAGGGCGAGGGCTACACCGCCGACCTGTACGTGGTCGTCGCCTATGGGGTGAGCATCCCCACCGTGGCGCGGAACATCAAGGAGCGGGTGGAGCACATCGTGAAGACCCAGGCGGGGATTGAACTCAGGGCCACGCGCGTCCACGCAGTGGGGGTGCAGCGTGCCTGA
- a CDS encoding DAK2 domain-containing protein, translating to MLRVATDWLGVYREQVNALNVYPVPDGDTGTNMHLTMQSVRRELDTCDEHNMASVARAISYGALLGARGNSGVILSQLLKGFAEAVRDRAEVDADTLARAFRAAQKAGYGAVMKPVEGTILTVARGVADGANGPHDRDTVDSVLEAALFEGQRLLDQTPEMLPALKQAGVIDSGGQGYLYVVQGMLAALRGDALPEAPEITSYAQEQFETEEFGYCTEFLMSDSTKAIEEIRSLVSPFGDSLLVVGAEGYVKGHIHTNEPDALLATVGRYGRMLKTKVEDMSEQHTEILGMAGAAARAEEEVAPSGLVAVASGYGLVKLFRSLGARIVSGGQTANPSVQDIVDAVRSVSAEKVLILPNNKNVLMAAEKAMELMEGRAVVVPTRTLGQGIGAALAFQPDADAEELRAAMEQAAARVTTFEVTRASRTTNITTKEGVTLDIAEGDVIGLKDDELVQAGGSPEESVMEMLGKSYAGQEIITVFGGPQKTQEDLDALSERIGGEFPSAEVEAHLGGPDLYDYLVTME from the coding sequence ATGCTGCGGGTGGCGACCGACTGGCTGGGCGTGTACCGCGAGCAGGTCAACGCCCTGAACGTGTACCCGGTACCCGACGGCGACACCGGCACGAACATGCACCTCACCATGCAGTCGGTGCGGCGCGAGCTCGACACCTGCGACGAGCACAACATGGCTTCCGTCGCCCGCGCGATCAGCTACGGGGCGCTGCTGGGCGCCCGGGGCAACTCGGGGGTGATCCTCTCGCAGCTCCTCAAGGGCTTCGCGGAGGCGGTGCGCGACCGGGCCGAGGTGGACGCCGATACCCTTGCCCGCGCCTTCCGCGCTGCCCAGAAGGCCGGGTACGGCGCGGTGATGAAGCCGGTGGAGGGCACCATCCTGACGGTCGCGCGGGGAGTGGCCGACGGGGCGAACGGGCCGCACGACCGCGATACGGTGGACTCGGTGCTGGAGGCCGCGCTCTTCGAGGGCCAGCGCCTCCTCGACCAGACGCCCGAGATGCTCCCGGCCTTGAAGCAGGCGGGGGTGATCGACTCGGGCGGGCAGGGCTACCTGTACGTGGTGCAGGGCATGCTCGCGGCCCTGCGCGGCGACGCGCTCCCCGAGGCGCCCGAAATTACCTCCTACGCTCAGGAGCAGTTCGAGACCGAGGAGTTCGGCTACTGCACCGAGTTCCTGATGTCGGACTCGACCAAGGCCATCGAGGAGATTCGCTCACTCGTCTCCCCTTTCGGCGACAGCCTGCTCGTGGTCGGCGCTGAGGGGTACGTGAAGGGTCACATCCATACCAACGAGCCCGACGCGCTGCTCGCCACGGTAGGCCGCTACGGCCGGATGCTCAAGACCAAGGTCGAGGACATGTCCGAGCAACACACCGAGATCCTGGGCATGGCGGGCGCGGCGGCCCGGGCCGAGGAGGAGGTGGCACCCTCCGGCCTCGTCGCGGTGGCGAGCGGGTACGGGCTGGTCAAGCTCTTCCGCTCGCTGGGGGCGCGCATCGTCTCCGGCGGGCAGACCGCCAACCCCAGCGTGCAGGACATCGTGGACGCGGTGCGTTCGGTGAGCGCGGAGAAGGTGCTGATCCTCCCCAACAACAAGAACGTGCTGATGGCCGCCGAAAAGGCGATGGAGCTGATGGAGGGCCGCGCCGTCGTCGTGCCCACCCGCACGCTGGGGCAGGGCATTGGGGCGGCGCTCGCCTTCCAGCCGGACGCGGATGCTGAGGAACTGAGGGCGGCGATGGAGCAGGCCGCCGCCCGCGTGACCACCTTCGAGGTTACCCGCGCGAGCCGCACGACGAACATCACGACGAAGGAGGGCGTCACGCTCGACATCGCCGAGGGGGACGTGATCGGCCTGAAGGACGATGAACTCGTGCAGGCGGGCGGGAGCCCCGAAGAAAGTGTGATGGAAATGCTGGGCAAGAGCTACGCCGGACAGGAGATCATCACCGTGTTCGGCGGTCCCCAGAAGACGCAGGAGGACCTGGACGCCCTGTCCGAGCGCATCGGCGGGGAGTTCCCGAGCGCCGAGGTCGAGGCGCACCTGGGCGGGCCGGACCTGTACGACTATCTGGTGACCATGGAGTAA
- a CDS encoding acetamidase/formamidase family protein has product MSEHSLGTDSIHTVWDNSLPPALTIRPGDTVSFETLDASDGGVARRAVAGELTGAAELVALAAADAFPQREGPRGHPLTGPVFVEGAESGDALQIDILEARTADWGWTGCRPNGIGLLDAVLAEEGLQPYTHLWDLRERTHTDFRPGIRLPLAPFPGVMGVAPAAPGPHPTAPPRQVGGNMDIRQLVAGSTLFLPVEVPGALFSVGDLHAAQGDGELSGTGIECAGQVTLRFRLERGAGLTTPEFITPTQGGTSTRWHATTGHHPELMTAARIALRALLHRLQARGLTLEEAYVLASACVDLKISQIVDAPNYTVSAFLPLDIFEGD; this is encoded by the coding sequence ATGAGCGAGCACTCCCTTGGCACCGACAGCATTCACACCGTCTGGGACAACAGCTTGCCTCCTGCCCTGACTATCCGCCCCGGCGATACGGTCTCCTTCGAAACCCTGGACGCCTCGGATGGAGGGGTGGCCCGGCGAGCGGTGGCGGGGGAACTCACCGGCGCGGCCGAACTCGTCGCCCTCGCTGCCGCCGATGCTTTCCCCCAGCGGGAGGGGCCACGCGGCCATCCGCTCACCGGCCCCGTCTTCGTGGAGGGCGCGGAGTCGGGGGATGCTTTACAGATCGATATTCTGGAGGCGCGGACCGCCGACTGGGGCTGGACCGGCTGCCGCCCGAACGGTATTGGCCTGCTGGACGCGGTGCTGGCTGAGGAAGGACTTCAACCCTACACCCACCTCTGGGACCTGCGAGAGCGGACGCACACGGACTTCCGCCCGGGTATCCGCCTGCCACTCGCCCCCTTCCCCGGCGTGATGGGCGTCGCCCCCGCGGCCCCCGGTCCCCACCCGACCGCCCCGCCCCGGCAGGTGGGCGGCAACATGGACATCCGGCAACTGGTGGCGGGAAGCACCCTGTTCCTGCCTGTCGAGGTGCCTGGTGCCCTGTTCTCCGTCGGCGACCTGCACGCGGCGCAGGGAGACGGCGAACTCAGCGGCACTGGCATCGAGTGCGCCGGACAGGTGACGTTGCGCTTCAGGCTGGAACGCGGAGCAGGGTTAACAACTCCCGAGTTCATCACCCCCACCCAAGGCGGCACGAGCACCCGCTGGCACGCGACGACTGGTCACCATCCCGAACTCATGACGGCAGCCCGGATCGCCCTACGCGCGCTGCTGCATCGCCTCCAGGCACGCGGCCTGACGCTGGAGGAGGCCTACGTGCTGGCGAGCGCCTGCGTGGACCTCAAGATCAGCCAGATCGTGGACGCGCCGAACTACACGGTGAGCGCGTTCCTGCCGCTGGATATTTTCGAGGGGGATTGA
- the murF gene encoding UDP-N-acetylmuramoyl-tripeptide--D-alanyl-D-alanine ligase translates to MLDPHAALPFTADVHPGARPALRLTWDSRETSPEVAFVALPGERMHGNRFLEAALSAGAPFVLTDLDVERAVRVTDAREALFAWARAERARNPLVVGITGSVGKTTAKNYAAAALEAHFMPVYNTMPAIACFLIEFGGSGRPLVVEMGIDQVGEMAELVGLVHPDVGVVTSIGEAHLEQLGSLEGVAREKGVILQGARGLVGTQAAPWYPGVPTYGFGEGVTYAGENLEVTPEGARFTFRGVPVTLPLASRVQAEAAVLGLALTLEAGVPLEDAAARLAGVQVPGGRYRVHPGRFTVIDDAYNASPLAVTAALDALATFPGRRISVLGRMLELGDTERELHARVGAHARQRADLTFGVGAFAAELGDRAYPTVPDLLADLLTEVRDGDVVLVKASRGISWTPERRAQEGVGLDVVVEALLGERSAGSRQ, encoded by the coding sequence ATGCTCGACCCCCACGCCGCCCTGCCGTTCACTGCCGACGTTCACCCGGGGGCGCGGCCCGCCCTCCGCCTGACCTGGGACTCGCGCGAGACTTCCCCGGAAGTCGCCTTCGTCGCCCTCCCCGGCGAGCGGATGCACGGGAACCGGTTCTTGGAGGCGGCACTCTCTGCAGGCGCTCCCTTCGTGCTGACCGACCTCGACGTGGAGCGGGCGGTGCGGGTGACGGATGCCCGGGAGGCGTTGTTCGCCTGGGCACGGGCAGAGCGGGCCAGGAACCCCCTCGTCGTGGGCATCACGGGCAGCGTGGGCAAGACGACCGCGAAGAATTACGCGGCGGCGGCGCTGGAGGCCCACTTCATGCCTGTGTACAACACCATGCCCGCCATCGCCTGCTTCCTGATCGAGTTCGGGGGAAGCGGGCGGCCCCTGGTCGTCGAGATGGGGATTGACCAGGTGGGTGAGATGGCCGAACTCGTGGGCCTCGTTCACCCCGACGTGGGCGTGGTCACGAGCATCGGGGAGGCGCACTTGGAGCAGCTCGGCAGCCTGGAGGGCGTGGCGCGGGAGAAGGGGGTGATCTTGCAGGGGGCGCGGGGACTGGTGGGCACCCAGGCGGCCCCGTGGTATCCCGGCGTCCCCACCTACGGCTTCGGGGAGGGGGTGACCTACGCGGGGGAGAATTTGGAGGTCACGCCGGAGGGCGCCCGCTTCACCTTCCGCGGTGTGCCCGTCACTCTGCCGCTCGCCTCCCGGGTACAGGCAGAGGCGGCCGTGCTGGGGCTGGCGCTGACGCTAGAGGCGGGGGTGCCTCTGGAGGATGCGGCAGCACGGCTCGCCGGAGTGCAGGTGCCGGGGGGCCGTTACCGGGTCCACCCCGGGCGCTTTACTGTGATTGACGACGCCTACAACGCCTCACCGCTCGCCGTGACCGCCGCACTGGATGCCCTCGCCACCTTCCCGGGCCGCCGAATTAGCGTGCTGGGCCGGATGCTGGAGCTGGGCGACACGGAGCGGGAGCTGCACGCCCGGGTGGGAGCCCATGCAAGGCAGCGGGCCGACCTGACGTTTGGGGTGGGGGCCTTCGCCGCCGAGCTGGGCGACCGGGCCTACCCCACCGTCCCCGACCTCCTCGCCGACCTGCTGACCGAGGTGCGGGATGGAGACGTGGTGCTCGTCAAGGCGAGCCGCGGCATCTCCTGGACGCCCGAGCGGCGGGCGCAGGAGGGCGTGGGGCTGGACGTGGTGGTGGAGGCGCTGCTGGGGGAGCGGTCAGCGGGCAGCCGTCAGTAA